A window of the Sphingobium yanoikuyae genome harbors these coding sequences:
- a CDS encoding SulP family inorganic anion transporter — MTFATSLRREWLSNPRADVLAGIVVALALIPEAIGFSIIAGVDPSVGLFASFSIAVIISLVGGRPGMISAATAAIAVLVLPLIRDHGVQYLFAATILMGLIQGVAGFLKLDLLMQYVSRSVITGFVNALAILIFIAQLPQLTNVRWETYAMVAAGLAIIYLFPRLTKAIPSPLVAIVILTIVSIYAGIKVNTVGDMGKLPSSLPAFGIPQVPFTLETLRIIFPYSLTMAAVGLLESMMTAQIVDDLTDTPSNKRREMKGQGIANFLTGFLGGMGGCAMIGQSVINVKSGGSTRLSTFVSGAFLLFLIVVLGPLVARIPMPALVAVMIMVSIGTFSWGSIRNLKSHPWQSSVVMLVTVLVVVSTHDLAQGVVAGVILSGLFFASKVKRLFDVASELSADGRTRTYRVSGQVFFASSERFADAFDFKEVLDNVVIDLTAAHFWDISAVGSLDKAILKFRREGTHVEVIGLNQASATMVDRFAVHDKPGAEAALGAH; from the coding sequence ATGACATTTGCTACTTCGCTTCGACGCGAATGGCTCTCGAACCCGCGCGCCGACGTGCTTGCGGGTATCGTCGTCGCGCTCGCGCTGATCCCGGAGGCCATCGGCTTCTCGATCATTGCCGGCGTCGATCCAAGCGTCGGGCTGTTTGCCTCCTTCTCCATCGCCGTCATCATCTCGCTCGTGGGCGGACGCCCCGGCATGATTTCGGCCGCAACCGCCGCCATTGCGGTTCTTGTCCTGCCGCTGATCCGCGATCACGGCGTCCAGTACCTCTTTGCCGCCACCATCCTCATGGGACTGATCCAGGGCGTCGCCGGCTTCCTGAAGCTCGACCTGCTGATGCAGTATGTGTCACGCTCGGTCATCACCGGCTTCGTCAACGCGCTCGCGATCCTAATCTTCATCGCGCAGCTTCCCCAGCTAACGAACGTCCGGTGGGAAACCTACGCGATGGTCGCGGCGGGCCTGGCGATCATCTACCTGTTCCCGCGTCTGACCAAGGCGATCCCGTCGCCGCTGGTCGCGATCGTGATCCTGACGATCGTCTCGATCTATGCCGGCATCAAGGTCAACACGGTGGGCGATATGGGCAAGCTGCCCTCGTCGCTGCCAGCGTTCGGCATCCCACAGGTGCCGTTCACGCTGGAAACGCTGCGCATCATTTTCCCCTATTCGCTGACGATGGCGGCGGTTGGCCTGCTGGAATCGATGATGACCGCGCAGATCGTCGATGATCTGACCGACACGCCATCGAACAAGCGCCGCGAGATGAAGGGGCAGGGTATCGCCAATTTTCTGACCGGCTTCCTCGGCGGGATGGGCGGCTGCGCCATGATCGGGCAGTCGGTCATCAACGTGAAGTCGGGCGGCTCCACCCGCCTTTCCACCTTTGTGTCGGGCGCGTTCCTGCTGTTCCTGATCGTCGTACTGGGGCCGCTGGTCGCCCGCATTCCGATGCCGGCGCTGGTCGCGGTGATGATTATGGTGTCGATCGGCACCTTCTCCTGGGGATCGATCAGGAACCTCAAGAGCCATCCGTGGCAGTCGTCGGTTGTCATGCTGGTGACGGTGCTGGTTGTCGTCTCGACGCACGATCTGGCGCAAGGCGTGGTCGCAGGCGTGATCCTGTCCGGTCTGTTCTTCGCCAGCAAGGTCAAGCGCCTGTTCGACGTGGCATCCGAGCTGAGCGCGGATGGCAGGACGCGGACCTACCGCGTCTCGGGTCAGGTGTTCTTCGCCTCGTCCGAGCGGTTCGCCGACGCCTTCGACTTCAAGGAGGTGCTGGACAATGTGGTCATCGACCTGACCGCCGCGCACTTCTGGGACATTTCGGCGGTGGGGAGCCTCGACAAGGCGATCCTCAAGTTCCGCCGCGAAGGCACCCATGTCGAGGTCATCGGCCTCAATCAGGCGAGCGCGACGATGGTCGATCGCTTCGCCGTCCATGACAAGCCCGGCGCCGAAGCAGCGCTCGGCGCCCACTGA